One window of the Pseudomonas knackmussii B13 genome contains the following:
- a CDS encoding MFS transporter, translating to MSADATSLLRHRPFLAFWLARVCTASGFQMLTVAIGWHMYELTHNVLDLGFVGLVEFLPRVLFMLHTGHVADRYDRRKVAALCQSAQCLIAVALVLGASSGNVTREMIFVLAFLLGSARSFEMPTTQALLPNIVPTALFPRAVAASASAMQAATIAAPALGGLLYAFGAFWVYVPTAVLYAIACSLVLTLPSRQQPLTQGKATLESLLAGIRFIRSRPDIFGAISLDLFAVLLGGATALLPVFAKDILLTGPWGLGLLRSAPAVGALLMSFWLARFPIERNVGRIMFLSVGIFGVTTIAFGLSTSFWFSLGVLVVLGAADMVSMVIRGAFVQLETPDEMRGRVSAVNGLFIGASNQLGEFESGLTAHWFGTVPAVVLGGVGTLIVTGAWMKLFPSLAQRDKLH from the coding sequence ATGTCCGCCGACGCCACTTCCCTGCTCCGCCATCGTCCCTTCCTCGCCTTCTGGCTCGCCCGCGTGTGCACCGCCAGCGGCTTCCAGATGCTCACCGTGGCCATCGGCTGGCACATGTACGAGCTGACCCACAACGTGCTCGACCTTGGCTTCGTCGGCCTGGTGGAGTTCCTCCCGCGGGTGCTGTTCATGCTGCACACCGGGCACGTCGCCGACCGCTACGACCGACGCAAGGTCGCCGCGCTCTGCCAGAGCGCGCAGTGCCTGATCGCCGTTGCCCTGGTACTCGGCGCCAGCAGCGGCAACGTCACCCGCGAGATGATCTTCGTGCTCGCCTTCCTGCTCGGCAGCGCCCGCTCGTTCGAGATGCCGACTACCCAGGCCTTGCTACCGAACATAGTGCCCACCGCCCTCTTCCCCCGCGCGGTGGCGGCCTCTGCCTCGGCCATGCAAGCCGCGACCATCGCCGCGCCGGCACTTGGCGGCCTGCTCTACGCCTTCGGCGCCTTCTGGGTCTACGTACCCACGGCGGTGCTCTACGCCATTGCCTGCAGCCTGGTACTGACCCTGCCCTCGCGGCAGCAGCCTCTGACCCAGGGAAAGGCCACGCTGGAATCGCTGCTCGCCGGCATCCGCTTCATCCGCAGCCGCCCCGACATCTTCGGCGCCATCTCCCTCGACCTCTTCGCCGTGCTGCTCGGCGGCGCCACCGCGCTGCTGCCGGTGTTCGCCAAGGACATCCTGCTCACCGGCCCCTGGGGCCTGGGCCTGCTGCGCTCGGCGCCGGCGGTGGGTGCGTTGCTGATGTCGTTCTGGCTGGCGCGCTTCCCGATCGAGCGCAACGTCGGCCGCATCATGTTCCTGTCGGTCGGCATCTTCGGCGTCACCACCATCGCCTTCGGCCTGTCGACGTCATTCTGGTTCTCCCTCGGCGTGCTGGTGGTGCTCGGCGCGGCGGACATGGTCAGCATGGTGATCCGCGGCGCCTTCGTGCAGCTGGAAACCCCGGACGAGATGCGTGGCCGAGTCAGCGCGGTGAACGGCCTGTTCATCGGCGCCAGCAACCAGCTCGGCGAGTTCGAGTCGGGCCTGACCGCGCACTGGTTCGGCACGGTGCCGGCAGTGGTGCTCGGCGGCGTCGGCACGCTGATCGTCACCGGCGCCTGGATGAAGCTGTTCCCGTCGCTGGCCCAGCGCGACAAGTTGCATTGA
- a CDS encoding DUF2474 domain-containing protein, with amino-acid sequence MKETNADKAPLRKRLGWLVLIWVASVLALGVAAWLLRLLMSAAGLQTPH; translated from the coding sequence ATGAAAGAGACGAACGCCGACAAGGCACCGCTGCGCAAGCGCCTCGGCTGGCTGGTGCTGATCTGGGTGGCCAGTGTGCTGGCCCTGGGCGTGGCGGCCTGGCTGCTGCGCCTGCTGATGAGCGCGGCAGGGCTGCAGACGCCGCACTGA
- the cydB gene encoding cytochrome d ubiquinol oxidase subunit II: MGIDLPLIWAIIIVFGVMMYVVMDGFDLGIGMLYPFFKDDGDRDVMMNTVAPVWDGNETWLVLGGAALFGAFPLAYSVVLEALYLPLVLMLVGLIFRGVAFEFRFKAKAHKRHIWDKAFIGGSLAATFFQGVALGAYIEGIPVANGQFAGGSLDWLAPFPLFCGLGLIVAYSLLGCTWLIMKTEGTLQERMHDLARPLALVLLAVIGIVSLWTPLAHTEIAQRWFSLPNLFLFAPVPLLVLVTFWALLRSVANYDHVKPFVLTLVLIFLGYSGLGISLWPNIIPPSVSIQAASAPPQSQGFALVGALFILPFILGYTAWSYYVFRGKVKHGDGYH; the protein is encoded by the coding sequence ATGGGCATCGACCTTCCGCTGATCTGGGCGATCATCATCGTCTTCGGCGTGATGATGTACGTCGTGATGGACGGCTTCGACCTGGGCATCGGCATGCTCTACCCGTTCTTCAAGGACGACGGCGACCGCGACGTGATGATGAACACCGTGGCGCCGGTCTGGGATGGCAACGAGACCTGGCTGGTGCTCGGCGGCGCGGCGCTGTTCGGCGCCTTCCCGCTGGCCTACTCGGTGGTGCTGGAGGCGCTCTACCTGCCGCTGGTGCTGATGCTGGTGGGGCTGATCTTCCGTGGCGTGGCCTTCGAGTTCCGCTTCAAGGCCAAGGCGCACAAGCGGCACATATGGGACAAGGCGTTCATCGGCGGTTCGCTGGCGGCGACCTTCTTCCAGGGCGTGGCGCTGGGCGCCTACATCGAGGGCATCCCGGTGGCCAACGGGCAGTTCGCCGGCGGCTCGCTCGACTGGCTGGCGCCATTCCCGCTGTTCTGCGGCCTGGGCCTGATCGTCGCCTACAGCCTGCTCGGCTGCACGTGGCTGATCATGAAGACCGAAGGCACTCTGCAGGAGCGCATGCACGACCTGGCGCGGCCGCTGGCGCTGGTGCTGCTGGCGGTGATCGGTATCGTCAGCCTGTGGACCCCGCTGGCGCACACGGAAATCGCCCAGCGCTGGTTCAGCCTGCCGAACCTGTTCCTGTTCGCCCCGGTGCCGTTGCTGGTGCTGGTGACCTTCTGGGCGTTGCTGCGCTCGGTCGCCAACTACGACCACGTGAAGCCGTTCGTGCTTACCCTGGTGCTGATCTTCCTGGGCTACAGCGGCCTGGGTATCAGCCTGTGGCCGAACATCATCCCGCCGTCGGTGAGCATCCAGGCCGCCTCGGCGCCGCCGCAGAGCCAGGGCTTCGCGCTGGTTGGCGCGCTGTTCATCCTGCCGTTCATCCTCGGCTACACCGCCTGGAGCTACTACGTGTTCCGCGGCAAGGTGAAGCACGGCGATGGCTACCACTGA
- a CDS encoding cytochrome ubiquinol oxidase subunit I, giving the protein MLGLEALELARIQFAFTVSFHIIFPAITIGLASYLAVLEGLWLKTGEEVYRDLYHFWSKIFAVNFGMGVVSGLVMAYQFGTNWSHFSAYAGSVTGPLLTYEVLTAFFLEAGFLGVMLFGWHRVGRGLHFFATVMVAIGTLISTFWILASNSWMQTPQGFEIIDGRVIPTDWFAVIFNPSFPYRLMHMAIASFLATAFFVGASAAWHLLRGRDNPAIRKMFSMAMWMALIVAPIQAMVGDAHGLNTLEHQPAKIAAIEGHWDNSEGGPTPLILFGLPDMQREETRFKVEIPVLGSLILRHSLTEPIPALKDFPREDRPNSTIVFWSFRIMAGLGMLMIFIGLWSLWLRWRGGLFRQRAFLRLALWMGPSGLLAILAGWFTTEVGRQPWVVYGLMRTSDAVSNHSTLQMSITLLMFVVVYFSLFGVGLGYMMRLVRKGPVTHEGRETSEGGAGRQRTPARPLSATVEGLDDDDNAPEGRN; this is encoded by the coding sequence ATGTTGGGTCTAGAGGCGTTGGAACTGGCGCGTATCCAGTTCGCCTTTACCGTCTCCTTCCACATCATCTTCCCCGCCATCACCATCGGCCTGGCCAGTTACCTGGCCGTGCTCGAAGGCTTGTGGCTGAAGACCGGCGAAGAGGTCTACCGCGACCTCTATCACTTCTGGTCGAAGATATTCGCCGTCAATTTCGGCATGGGCGTGGTCTCCGGCCTGGTCATGGCCTACCAGTTCGGCACCAACTGGAGCCACTTCTCCGCCTATGCGGGGAGCGTCACCGGCCCGCTGCTGACCTACGAGGTGCTGACCGCCTTCTTCCTCGAGGCCGGCTTCCTCGGTGTCATGCTCTTCGGCTGGCACCGCGTGGGGCGCGGGCTGCACTTCTTCGCCACGGTGATGGTGGCGATCGGCACGCTGATCTCGACCTTCTGGATCCTCGCTTCCAACAGCTGGATGCAGACCCCGCAGGGCTTCGAGATCATCGACGGTCGGGTGATCCCCACCGACTGGTTCGCGGTGATCTTCAACCCGTCCTTCCCCTACCGCCTGATGCACATGGCGATCGCTTCCTTCCTCGCCACAGCCTTCTTCGTCGGCGCCTCGGCGGCCTGGCACCTGCTGCGCGGGCGCGATAACCCGGCGATCCGCAAGATGTTCTCGATGGCCATGTGGATGGCCCTGATCGTGGCGCCGATCCAGGCCATGGTCGGCGACGCCCACGGCCTCAACACCCTGGAGCACCAGCCGGCGAAGATCGCCGCCATCGAGGGCCACTGGGACAATAGCGAGGGCGGCCCGACGCCGCTGATTCTCTTCGGCCTGCCGGACATGCAGCGCGAGGAAACCCGTTTCAAGGTCGAGATCCCGGTGCTCGGCAGCCTGATCCTGCGGCATAGCCTGACCGAACCGATCCCCGCACTGAAGGACTTCCCGCGCGAGGACCGGCCCAACTCCACCATTGTCTTCTGGTCGTTCCGCATCATGGCCGGGCTGGGCATGCTGATGATCTTCATCGGCCTCTGGAGCCTCTGGCTGCGCTGGCGTGGCGGGCTGTTCCGGCAGCGCGCATTCCTGCGCCTGGCCCTCTGGATGGGGCCCTCGGGGCTGCTGGCGATCCTCGCTGGCTGGTTCACCACCGAGGTCGGTCGCCAGCCGTGGGTGGTCTATGGGCTGATGCGCACGAGCGATGCCGTGTCCAACCACAGCACCTTGCAGATGAGCATCACCCTGCTGATGTTCGTGGTCGTGTACTTCTCGCTGTTCGGCGTTGGCCTCGGCTACATGATGCGCCTGGTGCGCAAGGGCCCTGTCACCCACGAAGGCCGCGAAACCAGCGAGGGCGGTGCCGGTCGCCAGCGCACCCCGGCACGGCCGCTGTCGGCCACCGTCGAGGGTCTCGACGACGATGACAACGCACCGGAAGGGAGGAACTGA
- a CDS encoding MetQ/NlpA family ABC transporter substrate-binding protein, which translates to MKKLLLLTAIAAAFSASAFANEKLVVAATPIPHAEILELIKPTLAKEGVDLEVKVFTDYVQPNVQVAEKHLDANYFQTKPYLDNFNKGKGTHLVTVTGVHVEPFGGYSKKYKSLSELPDGATVALPNEGSNSGRALLLLQKAGVIKLKDPSNALATPKDIAENPKHLKFKELESALLPRVLDQVDLDLINTNYALEAKLNPVKDALVLEDRNSPYVNYLVARPDNKDSDALKKLAAALNSPEVKTFIEKKYDGAVVPAF; encoded by the coding sequence ATGAAAAAGCTTCTGCTCCTGACTGCCATCGCCGCCGCCTTCAGCGCCTCCGCTTTCGCCAACGAGAAACTGGTCGTGGCCGCCACGCCGATCCCGCACGCCGAGATCCTCGAGCTGATCAAACCGACCCTGGCCAAGGAGGGTGTGGACCTCGAAGTGAAGGTCTTCACCGACTACGTACAACCCAACGTGCAGGTCGCCGAGAAACACCTGGACGCCAACTACTTCCAGACCAAGCCGTACCTGGACAACTTCAACAAGGGCAAGGGCACCCACCTGGTCACCGTGACCGGCGTGCACGTCGAGCCCTTCGGCGGCTACTCGAAGAAGTACAAGTCGCTGAGCGAGCTGCCTGACGGCGCCACCGTCGCCCTGCCCAACGAGGGCAGCAACAGCGGCCGTGCCCTGCTCCTGCTGCAGAAGGCCGGCGTGATCAAGCTGAAGGACCCGAGCAACGCCCTGGCCACCCCGAAAGACATCGCCGAGAACCCCAAGCACCTGAAGTTCAAGGAGCTCGAATCGGCCCTGCTGCCGCGCGTGCTGGACCAGGTCGACCTGGACCTGATCAACACCAACTACGCGCTGGAAGCCAAGCTCAACCCGGTGAAGGACGCCCTGGTCTTGGAGGACCGCAACTCGCCCTACGTGAACTACCTCGTGGCGCGCCCGGACAACAAGGACAGCGACGCGCTGAAGAAGCTCGCCGCGGCCCTGAACAGTCCGGAAGTCAAAACCTTCATCGAGAAGAAATACGACGGCGCGGTAGTCCCGGCCTTCTGA
- a CDS encoding sigma 54-interacting transcriptional regulator, whose amino-acid sequence MKAPQPLLTFPDADKSPLSIRAKALVFFDPRSHAVRDAVEQLAPGVQPVLIRGETGTGKELLARHIHRASERSGLFVAVSCSALSRNFAEAELFGYAPGAHNGPVGSRAGWFGSAQGGTLYLDEIADLQLALQEKLLRVLQEHEVLRFGAREPIPVDVRLVAATSIDLGQAVAAGKFLEGLQQYLEGGNLELPPLRERPGDILPLAQYFLGVHAQRLDLDVPEIDVSAQQALESYPWPGNIRELENVIHFALLVSPGTSIGVQHLNFSDGAPLASLDDLRRLLRLPGAVEQVRALLAEVEKEARS is encoded by the coding sequence ATGAAGGCTCCCCAGCCGCTGCTCACCTTCCCCGACGCCGACAAGAGTCCGCTGAGCATCCGCGCCAAGGCGCTGGTGTTCTTCGACCCGCGTTCGCACGCGGTGCGCGATGCCGTCGAGCAGCTGGCGCCGGGCGTGCAGCCGGTCCTGATCCGGGGCGAGACAGGCACCGGCAAGGAGCTGCTGGCGCGCCACATCCACCGCGCCAGCGAGCGCTCCGGGCTGTTCGTCGCGGTCAGCTGCAGCGCGCTCAGCCGCAACTTCGCCGAAGCCGAGCTGTTCGGCTACGCCCCGGGCGCCCACAACGGCCCGGTGGGCAGCCGCGCCGGCTGGTTCGGCTCGGCCCAGGGCGGCACTCTTTATCTGGACGAAATCGCCGACCTGCAGCTGGCCCTGCAGGAAAAACTGCTGCGCGTGCTGCAGGAACACGAAGTGCTGCGCTTCGGCGCCCGCGAGCCGATCCCGGTGGACGTTCGCCTGGTGGCCGCCACCAGCATCGACCTCGGCCAGGCGGTGGCCGCCGGCAAGTTCCTCGAAGGCCTGCAGCAGTACCTGGAAGGGGGCAACCTCGAACTGCCGCCACTGCGCGAGCGCCCCGGTGACATCTTGCCGTTGGCCCAGTACTTCCTCGGCGTGCACGCCCAGCGCCTGGACCTGGACGTACCGGAGATCGACGTCTCCGCCCAGCAGGCGCTGGAGAGCTACCCCTGGCCTGGCAACATCCGCGAGCTGGAGAACGTCATCCACTTCGCCCTGCTGGTCAGCCCCGGCACGAGTATCGGTGTGCAGCACCTGAACTTCTCCGACGGCGCACCGCTGGCATCGCTCGACGACCTGCGCCGCCTGCTGCGGCTGCCAGGCGCCGTCGAGCAAGTGCGCGCATTGCTCGCAGAGGTAGAGAAGGAAGCACGCTCGTAG
- a CDS encoding OPT family oligopeptide transporter, whose translation MLERIPDESNLAELTLRGLILGALITVVFTASNVYLGLKVGLTFASSIPAAVISMAVLRYFPGSNILENNMVQTQASAAGTLSSIIFILPGLLMIGYWAGFPFWQTAAICAIGGILGVLYTIPLRRVMVVQSSLPYPEGVAAAEILRVGSQEEEHPTADDAGKPGLRDILAGGLVAALFSLFSSGFKLLAEGFSFWLTAGQAAFRLSTGFSLALVGAGYLMGITAGIAILIGVLISWGVAVPLLTVNATLAAGQSLPELASKLWSSQVRFLGAGTIGGAALWTLATLFKPMVQGVWASLGAVTGRAESSDLRTERDMPAGWILAIALFLLVALFVVFAYFLGQAAPDLRGAGFWGLVGVCVVFAFFFGFLIAAACGYMAGLVGSSSSPISGIGIIAVILVSLLILGAGSLDGDFLSRDGGKLAIALALFTTSVVLAIAAISNDNLQDLKAGYLVGATPWRQQVALIVGCLVGALVIPPVLELLFKAYGFTGALPREGMDPAQALAAPQATLMTAIASGIFHNALNWNMILIGVALGIALILVDVLLRRTGKASLPVLAVGLGIYLPPTIGMTLVVGAVLAWLLESALKRRAQAAGVDEEKFADVSRRRGVLLASGLIVGESLMGILLAALIGTSGKDAPLALVGGGFEETAQWLGLLVFLVICALFYRKVLGKR comes from the coding sequence ATGCTCGAACGGATTCCGGATGAATCGAACCTGGCCGAACTGACCCTGCGCGGGCTCATCCTCGGCGCCCTGATCACCGTGGTGTTCACCGCCTCCAACGTCTACCTGGGGTTGAAGGTCGGGCTGACGTTCGCCTCTTCGATCCCCGCCGCGGTGATCTCCATGGCGGTGCTGCGTTACTTCCCCGGCTCTAACATCCTCGAGAACAACATGGTGCAGACCCAGGCTTCGGCCGCCGGCACCCTGTCCTCGATCATCTTCATCCTCCCGGGGCTGCTGATGATCGGCTACTGGGCCGGCTTCCCGTTCTGGCAAACCGCCGCGATCTGCGCCATCGGCGGCATCCTCGGGGTGCTCTACACCATCCCGCTGCGCCGGGTGATGGTGGTGCAGAGCAGCCTGCCGTATCCGGAAGGCGTGGCGGCGGCGGAGATTCTCCGCGTCGGCAGCCAGGAAGAGGAGCATCCGACGGCGGATGACGCCGGCAAGCCGGGCCTGCGCGACATCCTCGCCGGCGGCCTAGTCGCGGCGCTGTTCAGCCTGTTCAGCAGCGGCTTCAAGCTGCTCGCCGAGGGCTTCAGTTTCTGGCTGACGGCCGGGCAGGCGGCTTTCCGCCTGTCCACCGGTTTCTCGCTGGCGCTGGTCGGCGCCGGCTACCTGATGGGCATCACGGCTGGTATCGCCATCCTTATCGGCGTGCTGATTTCCTGGGGCGTGGCGGTGCCGCTGCTGACGGTGAACGCCACCCTGGCCGCGGGGCAGAGCTTGCCGGAGCTGGCCAGCAAGCTGTGGAGCAGCCAGGTGCGCTTCCTTGGCGCCGGCACCATCGGGGGGGCCGCGCTCTGGACCCTGGCAACCCTGTTCAAGCCCATGGTGCAGGGCGTCTGGGCGTCCCTCGGCGCGGTGACCGGGCGCGCCGAAAGCAGCGACCTGCGCACCGAGCGCGACATGCCGGCGGGCTGGATCCTGGCCATTGCCTTGTTCCTGTTGGTCGCGCTGTTCGTGGTCTTCGCCTACTTCCTCGGCCAGGCTGCGCCGGACCTGCGCGGCGCCGGCTTCTGGGGTCTGGTGGGCGTCTGTGTGGTGTTCGCCTTTTTCTTCGGCTTCCTGATCGCCGCGGCCTGCGGCTACATGGCTGGCCTGGTCGGCTCCTCCAGCAGCCCGATCTCCGGCATCGGCATCATCGCGGTGATCCTGGTGTCGCTGCTGATCCTTGGCGCCGGCTCGCTGGACGGCGATTTCCTCTCGCGTGACGGCGGGAAGCTGGCGATCGCCCTGGCGCTGTTCACCACTTCGGTGGTGCTGGCCATCGCCGCCATCTCCAACGACAACCTGCAGGACCTCAAGGCCGGCTACCTGGTCGGCGCCACGCCCTGGCGGCAGCAGGTGGCGTTGATCGTCGGCTGCCTGGTCGGCGCGCTGGTGATCCCGCCGGTGCTGGAGTTGTTGTTCAAGGCTTATGGCTTCACCGGTGCCCTGCCGCGTGAAGGCATGGACCCGGCGCAGGCCCTGGCGGCTCCGCAGGCGACCCTGATGACGGCGATCGCCAGCGGGATTTTCCACAACGCGCTGAACTGGAACATGATCCTGATCGGCGTGGCCCTGGGCATCGCGTTGATCCTCGTCGACGTGCTGCTGCGCCGGACTGGCAAGGCCAGCCTGCCAGTGCTCGCGGTGGGGCTGGGCATCTACTTGCCGCCCACTATCGGCATGACGCTGGTGGTCGGCGCGGTGCTCGCCTGGCTACTGGAAAGCGCGCTCAAGCGTCGCGCACAGGCGGCCGGAGTAGACGAGGAGAAGTTCGCCGATGTGTCGCGCCGGCGTGGCGTGCTGCTGGCGTCAGGGTTGATCGTCGGCGAGAGCCTGATGGGCATCCTGCTGGCTGCGCTGATCGGCACCAGTGGCAAGGACGCGCCTTTGGCGTTGGTCGGTGGGGGATTCGAGGAGACGGCGCAGTGGCTGGGACTGCTGGTGTTTCTGGTGATCTGTGCGCTGTTCTACCGAAAGGTGCTCGGCAAGCGCTAA